In Xanthomonas theicola, a single genomic region encodes these proteins:
- a CDS encoding ribonucleotide-diphosphate reductase subunit beta produces MAIALDRIKILEPLHPNRSTGIINGTTSGILNWNDIPYPSFYRAYKELSTNFWIPDEVDMKGDAKQYGELSAREKNAYDSIIGLLATLDSPQTRFIYNVAEYITDPAAHANAAIIGQQEVIHNESYSYVLASIAGLADQNRVFEIARTHPTIIARNQPIMQAYDDFMREKTAETLLRSLIQSSILEGINFYSGFAYFYNLVRQNRMTGTGKIISFINRDELAHTKFISELIRAIVGENAALQTNELTDYVHQAFEHAIRLETEWSSEVLDGIEGIDVDEMIQYVKYRANKMSGMLGIEKLYTEASDNVMPWIKAYADNFTETKTDFFEMRNASYKKTNSDNGFDDL; encoded by the coding sequence ATGGCCATCGCGCTCGACCGCATCAAGATCCTCGAACCGCTGCACCCCAACCGTTCCACCGGGATCATCAACGGCACCACCAGCGGCATCCTCAACTGGAACGACATCCCGTACCCGTCGTTCTATCGCGCCTACAAGGAGCTGTCGACCAACTTCTGGATCCCCGACGAGGTGGACATGAAGGGCGACGCCAAGCAGTACGGCGAGCTGTCGGCGCGCGAGAAGAACGCCTACGACTCGATCATCGGCCTGCTGGCCACGCTGGATTCGCCGCAGACGCGCTTCATCTACAACGTCGCCGAATACATCACCGACCCGGCCGCGCACGCCAACGCGGCGATCATCGGCCAGCAGGAAGTGATCCACAACGAAAGCTATTCCTACGTGCTGGCCTCCATCGCCGGGCTGGCCGACCAGAACCGCGTGTTCGAGATCGCGCGCACGCACCCGACCATCATCGCGCGCAACCAGCCGATCATGCAGGCCTACGACGACTTCATGCGCGAGAAGACCGCCGAGACCCTGCTGCGCTCGCTGATCCAGTCCTCGATCCTGGAAGGCATCAACTTCTATTCCGGCTTCGCCTACTTCTACAACCTGGTGCGGCAGAACCGCATGACCGGCACCGGCAAGATCATCAGCTTCATCAACCGCGACGAGCTGGCGCACACCAAGTTCATCAGCGAGCTGATCCGCGCCATCGTCGGCGAGAACGCCGCGCTGCAGACCAACGAGCTGACCGACTACGTGCACCAGGCGTTCGAGCATGCGATCCGGCTGGAGACCGAGTGGTCCTCGGAAGTGCTCGACGGCATCGAGGGCATCGACGTGGACGAGATGATCCAGTACGTGAAGTACCGCGCCAACAAGATGTCCGGCATGCTCGGCATCGAGAAGCTGTACACCGAGGCCAGCGACAACGTGATGCCGTGGATCAAGGCCTACGCGGACAACTTCACCGAGACCAAGACCGACTTCTTCGAGATGCGCAACGCCAGCTACAAGAAGACCAACTCGGACAACGGCTTCGACGATCTGTAA
- a CDS encoding flavodoxin: protein MRILLAYASLSGNTRDVARRVHAQCEAAGHQATWIHTDLQTLRGALGDAARAADFDLHLLGSWTDNAGRTPAEMKRYIAELVEATGKAIEVAAFGTGETQWGLEYYCGAVKRIARFFDSAYPLLEIEQMPHGERDTAAIDAWCGQVLALRAARALPTGAAPAAEPAAAERASTSAAGFASMALPLHGNG from the coding sequence ATGCGCATCCTGCTCGCCTACGCTTCGCTCAGCGGCAACACTCGCGACGTCGCCCGTCGCGTGCATGCGCAGTGCGAGGCCGCCGGGCACCAGGCGACCTGGATCCATACCGACCTGCAGACCCTGCGCGGCGCGCTTGGCGACGCGGCGCGCGCGGCCGACTTCGATCTGCACCTGCTCGGCAGCTGGACCGACAACGCCGGGCGCACCCCGGCAGAGATGAAGCGCTACATCGCCGAACTGGTCGAGGCGACCGGCAAGGCGATCGAGGTGGCGGCGTTCGGCACCGGTGAGACGCAGTGGGGGCTGGAGTACTACTGCGGCGCGGTCAAGCGCATCGCACGTTTCTTCGACAGCGCCTATCCATTGCTGGAGATCGAGCAGATGCCGCATGGCGAGCGCGACACCGCCGCGATCGACGCCTGGTGCGGGCAGGTGCTGGCGCTGCGCGCCGCGCGTGCGCTGCCGACAGGCGCCGCGCCGGCGGCCGAACCGGCCGCTGCCGAGCGCGCGTCCACCAGCGCGGCCGGGTTCGCTTCGATGGCGTTGCCGCTGCACGGCAACGGCTGA
- a CDS encoding thioredoxin family protein, protein MFTTITVATAEQFADAIAAHPRVLADFNKDNCPGCRMLDKSLERFAEGDSAQGVTLLKVKMEDVGEDFFRAQGLRQTPTLMLFRQGEEVARVPGFVPPAKIDEAVRTHLG, encoded by the coding sequence ATGTTCACCACCATCACCGTCGCCACCGCCGAACAGTTCGCCGACGCCATCGCCGCGCATCCGCGCGTGCTGGCCGATTTCAACAAGGACAACTGTCCCGGCTGCCGCATGCTCGACAAGTCGCTGGAGCGCTTCGCCGAGGGCGACAGCGCGCAGGGCGTGACCTTGCTCAAGGTGAAGATGGAAGACGTGGGCGAGGACTTCTTCCGCGCCCAGGGCCTGCGCCAGACGCCGACGCTGATGCTGTTCCGCCAGGGCGAGGAAGTGGCGCGGGTGCCGGGCTTCGTGCCGCCGGCCAAGATCGACGAAGCCGTGCGCACGCATCTGGGTTGA
- a CDS encoding LysR family transcriptional regulator: MELRHLRYFLAVAEAGHFTRAAAQLGIQQPPLSQQIRALEQELGTPLFLRTPRGAELTEAGGAFRVEARRVLADLERAGDAARRAARGESGVLRLGFTASAAFNPIVPTLVRNFRRGWPAVALALEETNTAGLLAALVQGRLDAAFIRYGVVTPPELQLLKFPDEPMKIAVPAAHRLARRRRAPLSALAGEPFILFTRSFGTSLYDEILEACRQSGFELRISQEAPQMSSIVNLVAAELGVSVVPASTAQMQLLGVRYLDIEGRVPLARLALAALPATARAMPVVRQLWQLALAHAAGKRG; this comes from the coding sequence ATGGAACTGCGCCATCTGCGCTATTTCCTGGCCGTGGCCGAGGCCGGCCATTTCACCCGCGCCGCGGCGCAGCTGGGCATCCAGCAGCCGCCGCTGAGCCAGCAGATCCGTGCGCTGGAACAGGAACTGGGCACGCCGCTGTTCCTGCGCACCCCGCGCGGCGCCGAGCTCACCGAGGCCGGCGGCGCATTCCGGGTCGAGGCCAGGCGCGTGCTCGCCGACCTGGAGCGCGCCGGCGACGCCGCCCGCCGCGCCGCACGCGGCGAGAGCGGCGTGCTGCGGCTGGGCTTCACCGCCTCGGCCGCGTTCAACCCGATCGTGCCGACGCTGGTGCGCAACTTCCGCCGCGGCTGGCCGGCGGTGGCGCTGGCGCTGGAGGAAACCAACACCGCCGGCCTGCTCGCCGCGCTGGTGCAGGGCCGCCTGGATGCGGCGTTCATCCGCTACGGCGTGGTCACCCCGCCCGAGCTGCAGCTGCTGAAATTTCCCGACGAACCAATGAAGATCGCGGTGCCGGCCGCGCACCGCCTGGCCAGGCGCCGGCGCGCGCCGCTGTCGGCACTGGCTGGCGAGCCGTTCATCCTGTTCACGCGCAGCTTCGGCACCAGCCTGTACGACGAGATTTTGGAGGCCTGCCGGCAATCCGGCTTCGAGCTGCGGATCAGCCAGGAGGCACCGCAGATGTCGTCGATCGTGAACCTGGTCGCCGCCGAACTCGGCGTGTCGGTGGTGCCGGCCTCGACCGCCCAGATGCAACTGCTCGGCGTGCGCTACCTGGACATCGAAGGCCGGGTGCCGCTGGCGCGGCTGGCGCTGGCGGCGCTGCCGGCCACCGCGCGGGCGATGCCGGTCGTGCGCCAGCTGTGGCAGCTGGCGCTGGCGCATGCGGCGGGCAAGCGCGGGTAA
- a CDS encoding MFS transporter: MTTSIQCPPLQAVDDAPLLRIRLALFLAGFATFSLLYSVQPLLPAFAREFGVDAATSSLPLSLATGGLAIAIFCAGAVSENLGRRGLMFVSIALAALLNLLAACLLHWGALVVARALSGVALGGVPAVAMVYLAEELPATRLGAATGLYVAGNAFGGMVGRIGMSVLTDHFDWRTALAVFSGVDLLAAVGFVLLLPPSRHFVRRRGINLRFHLQAWDGHLRDRYLPWLFAIPFLAMGVFVSVYNYAGFRLGGPEFGLSQSQLGLIFSAYVFGIVSSSVAGAASDRFGRGPVVVAGIAVAAFGVALTLAHLLAVVIAGIVLLTIGFFVAHSAASAWVGRLGGRNKGHAVSLYLLAYYSGASLIGSLGGVAWQHGGWNALAGCCLLLLGIALCAAQVLRRGADDSRRYGRFAPHPPRGE, translated from the coding sequence GTGACCACTTCCATCCAATGCCCGCCGTTGCAGGCCGTGGACGATGCGCCGCTGTTGCGCATCCGCCTGGCGCTGTTCCTAGCCGGCTTCGCCACCTTCTCGCTGCTGTACAGCGTGCAGCCGTTGCTGCCGGCGTTCGCGCGCGAGTTCGGGGTCGATGCGGCGACCAGTTCGCTGCCGCTGTCGCTGGCCACCGGCGGCCTGGCGATCGCGATCTTCTGCGCCGGCGCGGTGTCGGAGAATCTGGGCCGGCGCGGGCTGATGTTCGTGTCGATCGCGCTGGCGGCCTTGCTCAACCTGCTCGCCGCCTGCCTGCTGCACTGGGGCGCGCTGGTGGTGGCGCGCGCGCTGTCCGGCGTCGCCCTGGGCGGGGTGCCGGCGGTGGCGATGGTGTACCTGGCCGAGGAATTGCCGGCGACCAGGCTCGGTGCGGCCACCGGCCTGTACGTGGCCGGCAACGCGTTCGGCGGCATGGTCGGGCGCATCGGCATGAGCGTGTTGACCGACCATTTCGACTGGCGCACCGCGCTGGCGGTGTTCTCCGGCGTCGACCTGCTGGCCGCGGTCGGCTTCGTGCTGCTGCTGCCGCCCTCGCGCCATTTCGTGCGCCGTCGCGGCATCAACCTGCGCTTCCACCTGCAGGCCTGGGACGGGCATCTGCGCGATCGCTACCTGCCGTGGCTGTTCGCGATCCCGTTCCTGGCGATGGGCGTGTTCGTGAGCGTCTACAACTACGCCGGCTTCCGCCTGGGCGGGCCGGAGTTCGGGCTCAGCCAGAGCCAGCTCGGGCTGATCTTCAGCGCCTACGTGTTCGGCATCGTGTCCTCGTCGGTGGCCGGCGCGGCCTCCGACCGCTTCGGCCGCGGCCCGGTGGTAGTGGCCGGCATCGCGGTGGCGGCGTTCGGCGTGGCGCTGACCCTGGCGCACCTGCTGGCGGTGGTCATCGCCGGCATCGTGCTGCTGACCATCGGTTTCTTCGTCGCGCATTCGGCGGCCAGCGCCTGGGTCGGCCGCCTCGGCGGGCGCAACAAAGGCCATGCCGTATCGCTGTACCTGCTGGCCTACTACAGCGGCGCCAGCCTGATCGGCTCGCTCGGCGGCGTGGCCTGGCAGCACGGCGGCTGGAACGCGCTGGCCGGCTGCTGCCTGCTGTTGCTGGGCATCGCGCTGTGCGCGGCGCAGGTGCTGCGCCGCGGCGCCGACGACAGCCGCCGGTACGGCCGCTTCGCACCGCACCCACCGCGCGGCGAATAG
- a CDS encoding PPC domain-containing protein: protein MRDILTQTSTVFPVKPTLRIGAGIVNAGKAVARTAGVIGAGEEANAVGIGRGTLSKLAASAGPGLLYRLDVPANARNLQIRTLGGSGQLKLYVRATRAPGADGRDADYSSARNGATQNVPLALPAGDSYFVRLLGGTGGYANVTLSVSYSTQ from the coding sequence ATGCGCGACATCCTGACCCAGACCTCCACCGTCTTTCCGGTCAAGCCGACGCTGCGCATCGGTGCCGGCATCGTCAACGCCGGCAAGGCCGTGGCGCGCACCGCCGGCGTCATCGGCGCCGGCGAAGAGGCCAACGCGGTCGGCATCGGCCGCGGCACGCTGAGCAAGCTGGCGGCCAGCGCAGGACCAGGGCTGCTGTACCGCCTGGACGTGCCGGCCAACGCGCGCAACCTGCAGATCCGCACGCTGGGCGGCAGCGGCCAGCTCAAGCTGTACGTCCGCGCCACCCGCGCCCCCGGCGCGGACGGCCGCGACGCCGACTACAGCTCGGCGCGCAACGGCGCCACCCAGAACGTGCCGCTGGCGCTGCCGGCCGGGGACAGCTACTTCGTGCGCCTGCTCGGCGGCACCGGCGGCTATGCCAACGTGACCTTGTCGGTGAGCTACTCCACGCAGTGA